The following coding sequences are from one Humulus lupulus chromosome X, drHumLupu1.1, whole genome shotgun sequence window:
- the LOC133805976 gene encoding uncharacterized protein LOC133805976 yields MGSLYSNLFSNWCFTNINPWLDKGRIVVAWLPSLFTVNISLCTAQVIHCVVHPRQKQDRFEVTFVYGFNEDKKRAQLWMDLEEISMKIQGPWIVMGDFNDILFSNERVGKGSTKSPTQDFRDCVEKCNLEDLKYSGIFYTWNNKQKPEDRVFSKLDRALVNPQWTDCFQYSEANFLPEGCFDHSPILVSLYQDVISGKKPFRYFRMWKDADDFGERIAKCWQEGVEGTEMYKLTVKLKRLKQILKCINKEGFHEIHKAEMIAKEELVFLQEEKAKVSWAKNGDENTAIFHASLRARRIQNRIFSIEDAQGVWCDTPLTVQEAFLQYYHQLLGSEMQNRHRVKKCIINLGPKVSEVHSNRLETEYTAQEIKEAIFSIPGLKAPGPDGRILKAINTTTITFIPKNSCPRSVSDFRPISCCNVIYKAASKVICARLRQILPDLIAENQGGFVHGRYIAHNIMVCQDLVRLYGRSNCKPSCMIKIDLRKAYDTIEWGFIEEMLKAFEFPQSFSDLIMACVITPKFSLLLNGSLQGFFASKRGLRQGDPISPLLFVLGLEYLSRIMSKVGSLPGFKYHNKCSNLKLNHLCFADDLLIFCNGDFVSIILMLRGLKLFSSSSGLLPNAEKTAIYCHGTSDAVVDRVLAASGFTRSHLPFRYLGIPICSR; encoded by the exons ATGGGTTCTCTATACTCTAATCTTTTTTCGAATTGGTGTTTTACAAATATTAATCCCTGGCTTGATAAAGGGAGGATAGTTGTTGCATGGCTGCCAAGTTTGTTTACTGTTAATATTAGCTTATGTACAGCTCAAGTTATTCACTGTGTTGTGCACCCAAGACAGAAACAAGACAGATTTGAGGTTACTTTTGTGTATGGATTTAATGAAGATAAGAAGAGAGCCCAACTTTGGATGGATTTGGAAGAGATTTCAATGAAAATTCAGGGGCCTTGGATAGTTATGGGGGATTTTAATGATATTCTGTTTAGCAATGAAAGAGTGGGAAAAGGATCTACTAAAAGTCCTACTCAAGATTTTCGAGATTGTGTGGAAAAGTGTAACTTGGAAGACCTGAAATACTCTGGGATTTTTTATACCTGGAATAATAAGCAGAAGCCAGAGGATCGAGTTTTCTCTAAGCTAGATAGAGCTTTAGTTAATCCTCAATGGACAGATTGCTTTCAGTATTCGGAGGCTAACTTTTTACCTGAGGGATGCTTTGATCACAGCCCCATATTGGTCTCTCTTTATCAGGATGTGATTAGTGGCAAGAAGCCATTTCGATATTTTCGAATGTGGAAGGATGCAGATGATTTTGGTGAGCGAATTGCTAAGTGTTGGCAAGAAGGAGTTGAGGGCACGGAGATGTATAAGCTGACAGTAAAACTTAAACGCTTAAAACAAATTTTGAAGTGCATTAATAAGGAAGGTTTTCATGAGATTCACAAAGCAGAAATGATAGCAAAGGAGGAATTGGTGTTTTTGCAGGAAGAA AAAGCAAAAGTTTCTTGGGCTAAAAATGGAGATGAAAACACAGCAATATTTCATGCTTCACTGAGGGCAAGGAGAATTCAGAACAGAATTTTTTCAATAGAGGATGCGCAGGGGGTCTGGTGTGATACTCCTCTTACTGTTCAGGAAGCTTTTTTACAGTATTATCATCAGCTCCTTGGATCTGAGATGCAGAACAGACATCGGGTGAAGAAGTGTATAATCAACCTTGGGCCAAAAGTTTCTGAGGTGCATTCCAACAGACTTGAAACCGAGTACACAGCTCAGGAGATCAAAGAAGCTATTTTCTCTATCCCTGGTTTGAAGGCTCCAGGTCCGGATG GAAGAATTCTTAAGGCAATTAATACAACTACCATTACTTTTATTCCTAAGAACAGTTGTCCGCGAAGTGTGAGTGATTTTCGGCCTATCTCGTGTTGCAATGTGATATATAAGGCTGCATCGAAAGTGATTTGTGCGAGATTGAGACAAATTTTGCCTGACTTAATTGCTGAGAATCAGGGGGGTTTTGTACATGGAAGATATATTGCCCATAATATCATGGTGTGTCAGGATTTGGTGAGATTATATGGGCGGAGCAATTGCAAACCTAGCTGTATGATAAAAATTGACTTAAGGAAAGCTTATGACACAATAGAATGGGGGTTCATTGAAGAGATGCTCAAGGCTTTTGAGTTTCCTCAATCTTTTTCAGATTTAATAATGGCATGTGTAATAACTCCCAAGTTTTCCTTGCTTCTCAATGGCTCTTTACAGGGGTTCTTTGCATCAAAAAGAGGACTTAGACAAGGAGATCCCATATCCCCCTTGTTGTTTGTGCTTGGGTTGGAATACTTGTCCCGAATTATGAGTAAGGTGGGGTCATTACCTGGGTTCAAGTACCATAATAAATGTTCAAATCTGAAGTTGAATCACTTATGTTTTGCGGACGACCTCCTTATCTTTTGTAATGGAGATTTTGTTTCAATAATTCTTATGTTGAGGGGTTTGAAGCTGTTCTCTTCTTCTTCGGGTTTGCTTCCTAATGCTGAGAAAACTGCTATCTACTGTCATGGAACATCTGATGCTGTTGTAGATAGAGTGCTGGCAGCTTCTGGATTCACTCGAAGTCACCTGCCTTTCAGGTACCTCGGGATACCTATATGCTCTAGATGA